A region from the Coffea eugenioides isolate CCC68of chromosome 9, Ceug_1.0, whole genome shotgun sequence genome encodes:
- the LOC113783848 gene encoding uncharacterized protein LOC113783848, with protein MSLLSRRFSYSKLEMEDPEEVRRRRAQFLIYKTLQRADSPRRRPSWLKVKTSKLKIRIGKRLKRLRKSILSTISNAEAGLHKQLISHLKAFKCLLRSEEASILPCN; from the coding sequence ATGAGTCTTCTGAGCAGAAGGTTTTCTTACTCTAAGTTGGAGATGGAAGATCCTGAAGAAGTAAGGCGTAGAAGAGCTCAATTCTTGATTTACAAGACTCTTCAACGAGCAGATTCGCCAAGAAGAAGGCCATCATGGTTGAAGGTTAAAACCAGCAAGTTGAAGATTAGAATTGGGAAGAGATTAAAGCGACTGAGAAAGAGCATTTTGTCCACCATATCTAATGCTGAAGCTGGTTTGCATAAGCAACTTATCTCTCATTTAAAAGCTTTCAAGTGTTTGCTTCGTAGTGAAGAGGCTTCCATCCTTCCCTGTAATTGA
- the LOC113783658 gene encoding polyadenylate-binding protein RBP45-like: protein MMQPAATMVPPPQQQQQYQQQPPPPQQWMAPQQQPPQPQYQVPPPQQQQLPAYYYQQPPPQQQQPPQQYAASAAAVGADPNASDGIRSLWIGDLQYWMDEQYLLTCFSQTGEVLSAKVIRNKQTGQSEGYGFIEFVSHAGAERNLQAYNGTLMPNVEQHFRLNWASMGAGEKRSDDSPDYTIFVGDLAADVTDYMLQETFRAHYNSIKGAKVVTDRITGRTKGYGFVRFGDESEQLHAMTEMNGKFCSTRPMRIGPAANKKTMGGQTKASYQGTQGTPNEDDPSNTTLFVGNLDSNVTDEHLRQVFGNYGQLLHVKIPVGKRCGFVQFADRSCAEEALRLLNGTQLGGQNIRLSWGRSPSNKQPQVDASQWNSGYYGYASGYETYGYAPAAQDPNMYYGGYPGYGNYPPQTQQQPQMMQQPQ from the exons ATGATGCAACCGGCCGCCACTATGGTTCCGCCACCACAGCAGCAGCAACAATACCAACAACAACCACCACCTCCGCAGCAGTGGATGGCCCCGCAGCAGCAACCTCCGCAGCCGCAGTATCAGGTCCCGCCGCCACAGCAGCAGCAGCTGCCTGCTTATTATTATCAGCAGCCTCCGCCTCAGCAGCAGCAGCCACCGCAGCAGTACGCCGCCTCTGCTGCCGCGGTTGGTGCCGATCCCAATGCTTCCGACGGGATCCGCAGCCTCTGGATCGGAGATCTGCAGTACTGGATGGACGAGCAGTACCTTCTCACTTGCTTCTCCCAGACCGGCGAG GTTTTGTCAGCTAAAGTTATTCGCAACAAGCAAACGGGTCAGTCAGAGGGTTACGGATTCATTGAGTTTGTGAGTCATGCTGGTGCGGAGCGGAACCTACAGGCATATAATGGAACCTTGATGCCAAATGTCGAGCAACACTTTAGATTGAACTGGGCATCTATGGGTGCAGGTGAAAAGCGTTCAGATGATTCTCCTGATTACACAATTTTCGTTGGGGACTTGGCAGCTGACGTTACTGATTATATGCTTCAAGAGACATTCAGGGCCCACTATAATTCAATCAAGGGTGCAAAAGTTGTAACTGATAGGATTACAGGGCGTACAAAGGGTTATGGATTTGTAAGGTTTGGAGATGAAAGTGAACAATTGCATGCTATGACTGAGATGAATGGAAAGTTTTGTTCAACAAGGCCCATGAGAATTGGTCCAGCTGCTAACAAGAAAACTATGGGTGGCCAGACAAAAG CTTCATATCAGGGTACTCAAGGAACTCCGAATGAGGATGATCCATCTAATACAACA TTGTTTGTTGGGAACTTGGACTCCAACGTCACAGACGAACATCTGAGGCAGGTTTTTGGGAACTATGGGCAGTTACTTCATGTGAAGATACCAGTAGGAAAGAGATGTGGTTTTGTTCAATTCGCTGATAG AAGCTGTGCTGAGGAAGCTCTGCGTTTGTTGAATGGAACCCAACTGGGTGGCCAAAACATTCGACTTTCATGGGGCCGTAGTCCTTCAAACAAACAG CCTCAAGTGGATGCAAGCCAATGGAATAGTGGCTACTATGGCTATGCTTCTGGATATGAAACCTATGGGTATGCTCCAGCAGCCCAGGACCCAAACATGTACTACGGAGGGTACCCTGGGTATGGGAATTACCCGCCACAGACACAACAGCAGCCGCAGATGATGCAGCAACCTCAG TGA
- the LOC113748460 gene encoding zinc finger MYND domain-containing protein 15-like has protein sequence MDVHLKNLFTRYQEQFGCGPGLGPGSGTCLLKVDGITPPFIKSLYRTAAALYRTDPWKWLRPEHLFGIKVGKDSDWSSRKQPFPCVQFIGGNGGDIGIYMFRAHDDAKKMTASRETIRVPNTELLRVTYELESIVFPSNKRMIKSLALEVSGTDRFPVIDVVRCTSSVELQFRNPTLEELKFAYAVLRAIPLVHPLLRQDYDAAPKWSRMMYFESFIETVDVQWPLEMARGNDLVAVTVSHPPGHRYEEQNSSTASSTPTKLSEPSKEETLVDMDSVGSFRLCMMCEKEISGEQSICCGRCGAIVYCSSLCQHQDWNVAHKDTCALCKAMMEREEELAMTIFMFNCSAEQPCKWLESLGVHQKGMWKRKCNCFSRWFYGLLPIEGDLRDSWGDLDDDQYPHDSPIDDYTRDGLSSVILLSGWSEYYNLRSLPLSSPVADILSHPLTVYYALTALSVSSKNLLLKGKEVIVHYLGPKGELDWMPAFAEIGHLLNGLGSIQMFMIGPEVPTNLSGTTSGVSSRVRINFVRGIYQEEVAYLPSPQVILALNCELETNASWVGALDLINLREHPAFFSCQSEISSSSAKQVLRSAGLHISYPMTPNPFRSPVRNYGPSSNFPSYSNGFLLGVNT, from the coding sequence ATGGATGTGCATTTGAAGAATTTGTTTACTAGATATCAAGAACAATTTGGGTGTGGCCCAGGACTTGGTCCTGGATCAGGAACATGTTTGTTGAAGGTGGATGGCATTACTCCACCTTTTATTAAGTCTCTGTACAGAACCGCCGCTGCTTTGTACAGGACTGATCCATGGAAGTGGTTGCGCCCAGAGCATTTGTTTGGTATAAAGGTGGGGAAGGATTCAGACTGGTCTAGCAGAAAACAGCCATTTCCTTGTGTTCAGTTTATTGGTGGGAATGGTGGGGATATAGGGATTTACATGTTCAGGGCTCATGATGATGCAAAAAAAATGACTGCTTCTAGGGAGACTATTCGAGTTCCAAACACTGAGCTTTTGAGGGTGACTTATGAGCTGGAGTCAATCGTGTTCCCTTCAAATAAGAGAATGATAAAGTCATTAGCTTTGGAGGTCTCGGGGACTGATCGATTTCCGGTTATTGACGTTGTTCGCTGCACGTCATCTGTTGAACTTCAGTTCAGAAATCCTACTCTTGAAGAGCTTAAGTTTGCGTATGCTGTTTTAAGAGCCATTCCTTTAGTGCATCCTCTCCTTAGGCAAGATTATGATGCAGCACCAAAGTGGTCTCGAATGATGTACTTTGAATCATTTATTGAAACAGTTGATGTCCAATGGCCCCTGGAAATGGCAAGAGGGAATGATCTTGTTGCTGTTACAGTTTCACACCCTCCTGGCCACAGGTATGAGGAACAGAATAGCTCAACGGCCAGCTCAACTCCTACCAAGCTCTCAGAACCATCTAAGGAGGAGACTTTAGTTGATATGGACTCAGTGGGCAGCTTCAGACTGTGCATGATGTGTGAGAAAGAGATTAGTGGTGAGCAATCAATTTGTTGTGGCCGCTGTGGTGCAATAGTGTATTGTAGTTCTCTCTGCCAGCATCAAGACTGGAATGTTGCACATAAGGATACATGCGCTCTGTGCAAGGCCATGATGGAAAGAGAAGAAGAGCTGGCCATGACAATTTTTATGTTCAATTGTTCGGCGGAACAACCATGTAAATGGCTTGAATCGTTGGGTGTACACCAGAAAGGCATGTGGAAAAGAAAGTGTAATTGCTTTTCCCGCTGGTTCTATGGCTTACTTCCTATTGAAGGTGACCTTCGTGATTCATGGGGTGACCTGGACGACGATCAATATCCTCATGATTCACCCATTGATGATTATACAAGGGACGGTTTGTCAAGCGTAATCCTCCTTTCTGGTTGGTCTGAGTATTACAACCTTCGGTCTTTGCCCTTGTCAAGCCCTGTTGCTGACATTCTCTCTCATCCATTGACAGTATACTACGCATTAACTGCTCTTAGTGTCAGTTCCAAAAACCTTTTACTGAAAGGCAAAGAGGTGATTGTTCACTACCTTGGACCTAAAGGGGAGTTGGATTGGATGCCAGCGTTTGCGGAGATCGGTCATCTGCTCAATGGTCTGGGCAGTATACAGATGTTTATGATTGGCCCTGAAGTACCAACAAATTTATCTGGGACAACATCTGGAGTAAGCAGCAGAGTCAGGATCAATTTTGTAAGAGGTATTTATCAAGAGGAAGTTGCTTACCTTCCTAGTCCGCAAGTTATCTTGGCTTTAAATTGTGAGTTGGAGACCAATGCAAGTTGGGTTGGAGCACTTGACTTGATAAATTTGAGGGAACATCCAGCCTTCTTCTCTTGTCAGTCTGAGATTTCAAGCTCAAGTGCCAAACAAGTTCTTCGTAGTGCAGGCTTGCATATTAGCTATCCTATGACACCAAATCCTTTCAGGTCTCCAGTTAGGAATTATGGGCCTTCTAGCAATTTTCCATCCTATAGCAATGGTTTTCTGCTAGGAGTAAATACCTGA
- the LOC113783381 gene encoding 15.4 kDa class V heat shock protein, with protein MEYSTFDPSTWNSNLTESLLYPYHFIPENYVHWTETPESHIYSADLPGVKKEQIRVEVEDSRYLIIRTEAATGESTEPAKNFIRKFRLPERVDISGISAGYENGVLTVEVPKSFVRRGFFIEPADMPERMHVLARAA; from the exons ATGGAGTACTCAACATTTGATCCTTCAACCTGGAATTCTAACTTAACAGAGTCTCTTCTCTATCCCTATCACTTTATCCCTGAAAATTATGTCCACTGGACTGAAACTCCAGAGTCTCACATTTACTCAGCTGATCTTCCAG GGGTTAAGAAAGAGCAGATAAGAGTGGAAGTTGAAGACTCCAGATACCTGATTATAAGAACTGAGGCTGCTACCGGTGAATCAACTGAGCCAGCCAAGAATTTCATAAGGAAATTCCGGCTGCCAGAAAGGGTTGACATCAGCGGAATATCAGCTGGCTATGAGAATGGAGTCTTGACAGTTGAAGTACCAAAATCTTTTGTGAGGAGGGGATTCTTTATTGAACCAGCTGATATGCCTGAAAGAATGCATGTTCTTGCAAGGGCAGCTTAA